The sequence GGACGCCGTAAATAATCGTTTATCAGCCTAGAGGCAGGAGAAATCCTGTCTCTTTTTTGTAAACTCTGAAAGAGTTGAAATTGAAGTTTCACCATGAAATGAAGAGAATATGCAGATATTATAAAAATTCTAGAGATATGCTTTGAGAATAAAAGAATGGATGAATAAAAAGGGGGAGAAAAAGTAGAAAAGCGGGAGAGAAAATCAACGCCCGTACTTGCAATTCAACTCAAATAGTTATATAATAGGTTTGTTGAAAGGTGATTTGTAGTGATTCAAGTTACTCTTTTCACAATAAAATTTTCATGATTTTCATAAGGAGGAAATCACTAATGGTAGTTAAAGTTGGTATTAACGGTTTCGGACGTATCGGTCGTCTTGCTTTCCGCCGTATCCAAAACGTAGAAGGTGTTGAAGTTACTCGCATCAACGACCTTACAGATCCAGTTATGCTTGCACACTTGTTGAAATACGACACAACTCAAGGTCGTTTCGACGGTACTGTAGAAGTTAAAGAAGGTGGATTTGAAGTTAACGGTAAATTCGTTAAAGTTTCTGCTGAACGTGATCCAGAACAAATCGACTGGGCTACTGACGGTGTAGAAATTGTTCTTGAAGCAACTGGTTTCTTTGCTAAGAAAGCAGCGGCTGAAAAACACTTGCACGCTGGAGGAGCTAAAAAAGTTGTTATCACTGCTCCTGGTGGAAACGATGTTAAAACAGTTGTATTTAACACTAACCACGACATTCTTGACGGTACTGAAACAGTTATCTCAGGTGCTTCATGTACTACAAACTGCTTGGCTCCAATGGCTAAAGCTCTTCAAGACAACTTCGGTGTTGTAGAAGGATTGATGACTACTATCCACGCTTACACTGGTGACCAAATGATCCTTGACGGACCACACCGTGGTGGTGACCTTCGCCGTGCTCGCGCTGGTGCAGTTAACATCGTTCCTAACTCAACTGGTGCTGCTAAAGCAATCGGTTTGGTTATTCCTGAATTGAACGGCAAATTGGATGGAGCTGCTCAACGTGTTCCTGTTCCAGCTGGTTCAGTAACTGAATTGGTAGCAGTTCTTGAAAAGAATGTTACTGTTGATGAAGTAAACGCAGCTATGAAAGCAGCTTCAAACGAATCATACGGTTACACAGAAGATCCAATCGTATCTTCAGATATCTTAGGTATGTCTTACGGTTCATTGTTCGATGCAACTCAAACTAAAGTTCTTGACGTTGACGGCAAACAATTGGTTAAAGTTGTTTCATGGTATGACAACGAAATGTCTTACACTTCACAACTTGTTCGTACTCTTGAATACTTCGCAAAAATCGCTAAATAATTCTTGAGTCGATAAAAGCAAGGCCTTCTGGTCTTGCTTTTTTGTATAGAAAAATGGATGATAGTGTCATCCATTTTGTTTTAATTCTATTTCGAAAGTATCCGAGAGGGCAGTGAAACTCAATTTTTCTAAGGTGAGTGGATGAGTAAAGGAGAGTCGAAAAGCGTGGAGCATGAGCCGGCTCGTTCTTGATTTAGAGTTATAGAGAGGATCGCCCAGGATAGGGTGCTTATGGTGAGAGAGGTGAACACGGATTTGATGCGTTCGACCGGTCTTTAGTTTGCAACGGACAAGGGTAGTCTTGTTTGGGAATTGTTTTAATCGACTGATATGTGTTTCA comes from Streptococcus oralis and encodes:
- the gap gene encoding type I glyceraldehyde-3-phosphate dehydrogenase; this encodes MVVKVGINGFGRIGRLAFRRIQNVEGVEVTRINDLTDPVMLAHLLKYDTTQGRFDGTVEVKEGGFEVNGKFVKVSAERDPEQIDWATDGVEIVLEATGFFAKKAAAEKHLHAGGAKKVVITAPGGNDVKTVVFNTNHDILDGTETVISGASCTTNCLAPMAKALQDNFGVVEGLMTTIHAYTGDQMILDGPHRGGDLRRARAGAVNIVPNSTGAAKAIGLVIPELNGKLDGAAQRVPVPAGSVTELVAVLEKNVTVDEVNAAMKAASNESYGYTEDPIVSSDILGMSYGSLFDATQTKVLDVDGKQLVKVVSWYDNEMSYTSQLVRTLEYFAKIAK